One part of the Streptomyces sp. NBC_00286 genome encodes these proteins:
- a CDS encoding TetR/AcrR family transcriptional regulator — MTPRQAPHRRADAQRSRAAILDAAVRLLNTHPDTSVEVIATAAGVTRQTVYAHFPSREQLLTAALDRITEEAVAAMDAAGLDTGPAVDALLRLLDASNRTAGRYPVLLQKISLLPVDPHTDHERHAPVADRLKRVIQRGQETGEFGGGLSPDWLVAVTINLGHAASAEVDAGRMSSEEAAEALHTSLLRVLGAVAPTGTPTREEGAPAARSAAKAKGAKLRNPQK; from the coding sequence ATGACTCCACGCCAGGCGCCGCATCGCCGTGCCGACGCCCAGCGCAGCCGGGCCGCCATCCTGGACGCGGCGGTCCGGCTCCTGAACACACATCCCGACACCAGCGTCGAAGTCATCGCCACCGCCGCAGGCGTGACTCGCCAGACCGTCTACGCCCACTTCCCCTCGCGGGAACAACTGCTGACAGCAGCCCTCGACCGGATCACCGAGGAAGCGGTCGCCGCGATGGACGCCGCCGGCCTTGACACGGGACCTGCTGTGGATGCCCTGCTGCGACTGCTCGATGCCAGCAACCGGACAGCCGGGCGATACCCCGTCCTGCTCCAGAAGATCAGCCTGCTGCCCGTTGATCCGCACACCGACCACGAACGCCATGCGCCGGTCGCCGACCGGCTGAAGCGGGTGATCCAGCGCGGTCAGGAGACCGGGGAATTCGGGGGCGGACTCTCCCCGGACTGGCTCGTCGCTGTCACCATCAACCTCGGCCACGCTGCGAGCGCCGAGGTAGACGCCGGCCGGATGTCCAGCGAGGAGGCAGCGGAAGCACTCCACACCAGTCTGCTCCGCGTGTTGGGCGCAGTCGCGCCGACAGGAACCCCGACACGAGAGGAGGGTGCCCCTGCCGCTCGCAGCGCCGCCAAAGCCAAGGGTGCGAAGCTCCGCAATCCTCAGAAATGA